The DNA window CGCGTCACCACTACGTATATGACTTCTTTTTCTGTACCTTCAAATCCACCTTTACCATACAGCTTCGTAACTCCCCGTCCTAGACGATGCGTAATAGCATCTGATAGCTCTTCATAGTGATCTGAAACAATAAAGGCCGCTTTTGTTTCATCAAGCCCTTGAATAATCGCATCAATAGTTTTAGAAGCAATATAGTACGTAAGGATAGAGTACATGGCCTGTTCCCAACCTAGCACAAACCCTGCCCAAGCAAAAATGAAGATATTTAAAAACATTACAAATTCGCCTACAGAAAACGGAATTTTTTTTGTTAATAAAATGCCTAAAATCTCAGTTCCATCTAACGCGCCTCCGTGACGAATGACCGTCCCTACACCTGCTCCTAATAGCAGCCCCCCAAATACAGTGGCAAGAAGCGGTTCAGATGTTACAGCTGGAACGTGGTGCAATTGAGATTCTACAATGGATAAAGCAACAACTGCAAACATAGATGAAAAGCAGAAGCTCCGACCAATTTGTTTATATCCACTATATAAAAAAGGGAGATTAAAGATGATGATAAGAAGACTGAACGGCAATTTCGTTAAGTAAACTAAAATTAGAGAAATCCCGATAATACCACCATCAATCACGGAATTTGGGACTAAAAATAATTCGATAGAAACGGCAGCCAAGGAAGCTCCAATTAACATCATAATGTAGCGATAAATGAGCCGACCTGCCTTTTCCTTTTTGTGCTGTTTCGTTGTCATAAAATCTTTCCTTTCAAAATACTGCCTCTACGCATTAAACAGACTCTTACTAGTATAACTAAGTTTTGGGAACTCTATCCAATTATCTACTTTAAAAAAGACTAGCCAGAATAAACAAAATCCTGTTAAATTAAACGGTAGACATTTGCTAAAATAAAGGAGTTGTACATATGATAAACGTTTATATTCCAGCGCTTCAAACAAGCGCTGGTGAAAAAGCGGCACGCTATATTGATACATTAACAAAACCGCTAGGAAGCCTTGGAAGACTAGAAGAAATAGCAGTTGAATTAGCGGCAATGACAGGGGAAGTTTTTCCTGCAGTCACTCCACCAGGAGTCCTCGTTTTTGCAGGCGATCATGGAATTGTAAAAGAAGGAGTTTCAGCCTATCCTCAAGACGTAACGGCACAAATGGCGCTAAATTTCTTGCAGGGAGGAGCAGCTATTAACGTGTTTAGTCAGCAAATAGATGCACAGTTCAAACTGATTGACATCGGCATTGCTTCACACCTTTCCCATAAGGACCTTGTACAGCGAAAAGTGAAGCTAGGCACGGCAAGTTTTCTTAAAGAAGAGGCGATGACTCGTAATGAGGCAGAACAGGCTGTTCAAGTCGGATATGAGGAAGCTGAAAAGCTTATTTCCCAAGGAATCAAATGTTTAATTGTAGGAGAAATGGGCATCGGAAATACTACGTCAAGCACGGCTATTTTAGCTGTATTAACAGGGGAAAAAGTCTCTAAGCTTGCAGGAATGGGCACAGGTATTTCTAACGAACAACTACGTCACAAAGTGAACGTGATTGAAGAAGCGCTGCAAAACAGGCATATTAACCCTCAAGATCCGATTGATATCATCAGTAAAATAGGGGGACTTGAAATTGCTGGAATGGCAGGTGCTATGTTAGCGGCAGCTGCTCATCGCATTCCTATTTTAATAGATGGTTTTATTTGTACAGTTGCAGCCCTTCTAGCGACAGAAATCAATACACAAGCAAGAGACTATATGTTTGCTAGTCACCAATCTGTTGAACAAGGTCACGCGTGTGCGATGAAGCTTCTTGATAAGAAACCGCTTCTCAATCTCAATCTTCGCTTAGGTGAAGGAAGTGGAGCTGCTGTTACATTTCCGCTGTTGCACTCAGCTTCACTGATGATTGCCAATATGGCCACGTTTCAATCTGCAGGAGTGTCTGAAAAAGAATAAAATAAAAAAAGACATGGGAAGAAAGCCATGTCTTTTTTGTTTATTTTATAAAAAAACTTATATTTTTAACATCATAAACCAGTAAATGCTAAAGCTAGCACCTGTTAAAATAAATGATCCAATAATTAACAATACCAGTGCAACGCGTCGTTTAATCGCTTGAATTTCTCTATCTTTTGGCAACCGTCCCATTGGTCTTCCTCCATTATGTAAATATTTCACGTATTTTCCTATTTTACTCCGCTTTAAAAAGAGAGAACATATGTCAAAGTTACTAAAAATCAAATTATTCCACAAAAAATTTGTATCCCTGTTACAGCAGTGCAAAGAATACGTATTCTGCTAGTTAGAAAAGAAATACTCTAAAGGTTTACTTACATGACAACAACCTTTATCATATAACTGACTATACTATGATGTTATCCAAAGTTGGAAGAAATCTCAATAAATGTGAGTATTATAATTACATAATAAGAGTCAGAAAATTTTAAAAAAGAGTGTGAGCAAACATGAACGGTA is part of the Priestia aryabhattai genome and encodes:
- a CDS encoding YitT family protein — translated: MTTKQHKKEKAGRLIYRYIMMLIGASLAAVSIELFLVPNSVIDGGIIGISLILVYLTKLPFSLLIIIFNLPFLYSGYKQIGRSFCFSSMFAVVALSIVESQLHHVPAVTSEPLLATVFGGLLLGAGVGTVIRHGGALDGTEILGILLTKKIPFSVGEFVMFLNIFIFAWAGFVLGWEQAMYSILTYYIASKTIDAIIQGLDETKAAFIVSDHYEELSDAITHRLGRGVTKLYGKGGFEGTEKEVIYVVVTRLEITKLKTIISEIDPHAFTTIMDTQEAQGGKFKSAIH
- the cobT gene encoding nicotinate-nucleotide--dimethylbenzimidazole phosphoribosyltransferase; the encoded protein is MINVYIPALQTSAGEKAARYIDTLTKPLGSLGRLEEIAVELAAMTGEVFPAVTPPGVLVFAGDHGIVKEGVSAYPQDVTAQMALNFLQGGAAINVFSQQIDAQFKLIDIGIASHLSHKDLVQRKVKLGTASFLKEEAMTRNEAEQAVQVGYEEAEKLISQGIKCLIVGEMGIGNTTSSTAILAVLTGEKVSKLAGMGTGISNEQLRHKVNVIEEALQNRHINPQDPIDIISKIGGLEIAGMAGAMLAAAAHRIPILIDGFICTVAALLATEINTQARDYMFASHQSVEQGHACAMKLLDKKPLLNLNLRLGEGSGAAVTFPLLHSASLMIANMATFQSAGVSEKE